A window from Cryobacterium sp. PAMC25264 encodes these proteins:
- a CDS encoding flagellar hook protein FlgE, whose protein sequence is MLRSLYSGISGLRAHQTMLDVTGNNIANVNTTAFKASATQFQDTLSQLTQGASGPGAQTGGTNPAQVGLGVQVAGISTNFTQGSSQSTGKAGDMLISGDGFFVTKEGGQTLYSRAGSFDFDSSGRLVTPSGAIVQGWGAVNGVINEGGALGDITLPQNVVIAGTVTTSAAMGGNLPSDAAEGKSVLLDIKVYDAAGAARTVSLTFTRTAAAGGWAVSGTDGTAAGSPTGSTTLAFTDGKLVSGPDLVVGGITVSMAALTGFAGLSTAVVASKSGSAPGSLESYSFSKDGTLIGLFSNGEQKALGRIALATFTNPGGLEKTGSNGYQATFNSGTAEIGAPGSTGLGSLTGGALEMSNVDLSQEFTNLIVAQRGFQANARIITTSDEVLQELTNLKR, encoded by the coding sequence ATGCTTCGCTCTCTCTACTCCGGTATCTCCGGCCTTCGCGCTCACCAGACCATGCTCGACGTCACCGGCAACAACATCGCCAACGTCAACACCACGGCGTTCAAGGCGTCGGCAACCCAGTTCCAGGACACCCTGTCCCAGCTGACCCAGGGCGCCAGCGGACCCGGTGCCCAGACCGGCGGCACCAACCCGGCCCAGGTGGGCCTCGGAGTCCAGGTCGCCGGCATCTCGACCAACTTCACCCAGGGTTCTTCGCAGTCCACCGGCAAAGCCGGCGACATGCTCATCTCCGGCGACGGCTTCTTTGTGACCAAGGAAGGCGGCCAGACCCTCTACAGCCGGGCGGGTTCCTTCGATTTCGATTCGTCCGGGCGGCTAGTGACACCGTCCGGTGCGATCGTGCAGGGCTGGGGTGCGGTCAACGGCGTGATCAACGAGGGCGGTGCGCTTGGTGACATCACCTTGCCGCAGAACGTCGTGATCGCCGGAACCGTAACGACATCTGCGGCCATGGGCGGAAACCTGCCGTCGGATGCAGCAGAGGGCAAGTCAGTGTTGCTTGACATCAAGGTCTACGACGCGGCGGGGGCGGCCCGCACGGTGTCGCTCACCTTCACGCGCACGGCAGCGGCGGGCGGGTGGGCCGTCTCCGGGACCGACGGCACCGCGGCGGGATCTCCCACAGGCTCGACGACTTTGGCCTTCACTGACGGCAAGCTCGTCTCTGGGCCCGATCTGGTCGTCGGCGGAATCACTGTGAGTATGGCGGCGCTCACCGGCTTTGCCGGCCTCAGCACGGCCGTAGTCGCATCCAAATCCGGGAGCGCGCCCGGTTCGCTGGAGTCCTATTCTTTCAGCAAGGACGGCACCCTCATCGGACTGTTCAGCAACGGCGAGCAGAAGGCCCTCGGCCGCATCGCCCTGGCCACATTCACAAACCCGGGTGGTCTCGAGAAAACCGGGTCCAACGGATACCAGGCCACATTCAACTCCGGCACCGCTGAAATTGGCGCTCCCGGATCGACCGGGCTGGGCTCACTCACCGGTGGAGCCCTGGAGATGTCGAACGTGGACCTCTCACAGGAGTTCACCAACCTCATCGTCGCGCAGCGTGGCTTCCAGGCGAACGCTCGCATCATCACGACCTCGGATGAGGTCCTGCAGGAACTCACCAACCTCAAGCGCTAA
- a CDS encoding HNH endonuclease signature motif containing protein translates to MNAGTLSVDAAYAIRTGLGDIDTVVTGLVLSDALEGLLVDARSINVDQLLKRARQTRDCLDEAGIRVREQKAWDDRYLRIWTLNTGQVRVDGLFPPEQGEFIKATFDSLTSPRRGGVRFVDTDRAAWAKRVQDDPRSTEQITCDGFVDLIEAGTTINPHEMLGGRRPTVQILTTRTPATRPAATDAPTHGTPATPNSVGDTTQTTGTTWFTGSTGSTGQPGPPGPAAQTGPCPADSPFPPGLLRDADNILVCEPGQPGHGYLEGNTAPLSQETIERLICDSATIEITVDDLGRPLDVGHEQRLFNRAQRRALAARDGGCRWPGCDRPPAFTEAHHIQHWKRDHGRTDINHGILLCHAHHMLLHNQGWQIFENTGQYWLRPPANIDPGQALIDMPSHTPPSTT, encoded by the coding sequence GTGAACGCCGGTACTCTCTCCGTCGACGCCGCCTACGCGATCCGCACCGGCCTGGGCGATATCGACACCGTCGTCACCGGGCTAGTCCTCTCCGACGCGCTGGAGGGGTTGCTCGTCGACGCCAGGTCGATAAACGTGGACCAACTCCTCAAACGCGCCCGGCAGACCCGGGACTGCCTGGATGAAGCCGGCATCCGGGTGCGAGAACAGAAAGCCTGGGACGACCGCTACCTCCGCATCTGGACCCTGAACACCGGCCAGGTGAGGGTCGACGGGCTATTCCCACCGGAACAGGGCGAATTCATCAAGGCCACCTTCGACAGCCTCACCAGCCCCCGCCGCGGCGGCGTGCGCTTCGTCGACACCGACCGCGCCGCCTGGGCCAAACGCGTCCAGGACGACCCCCGCAGCACCGAGCAGATCACCTGCGACGGCTTCGTCGACCTGATCGAGGCCGGCACCACCATCAACCCCCACGAGATGCTCGGCGGCCGCCGCCCCACCGTGCAGATCCTCACCACCCGCACCCCGGCCACCCGCCCCGCGGCCACCGACGCCCCGACCCACGGCACCCCCGCCACCCCGAACTCGGTCGGCGACACCACCCAGACCACCGGTACCACCTGGTTCACCGGATCCACCGGATCCACCGGGCAGCCTGGACCTCCCGGGCCCGCGGCACAGACCGGGCCCTGCCCGGCGGACAGCCCGTTCCCGCCGGGGTTGCTCCGCGACGCCGACAACATCCTGGTCTGCGAACCCGGCCAACCCGGCCACGGCTACCTCGAAGGCAACACCGCACCCCTCTCCCAGGAAACCATCGAACGCCTCATCTGCGACTCCGCCACCATCGAAATCACCGTCGACGACCTGGGCCGGCCCCTCGACGTCGGCCACGAACAACGCCTCTTCAACCGCGCCCAACGCCGCGCCCTCGCCGCCCGCGACGGCGGCTGCCGCTGGCCCGGCTGCGACCGACCACCCGCCTTCACCGAAGCCCACCACATCCAACACTGGAAACGCGACCACGGCCGCACCGACATCAACCACGGCATCCTGCTCTGCCACGCCCACCACATGCTGCTCCACAACCAAGGCTGGCAGATCTTCGAAAACACCGGCCAGTACTGGCTCCGACCACCAGCCAACATCGACCCCGGCCAGGCACTCATCGACATGCCCAGCCACACCCCACCCAGCACCACCTGA
- a CDS encoding flagellar FlbD family protein: MIVVTRLNDSQFAINPDLIERIHVNPDTTLVMVDGAKFIVTESLAEVIEKIAAYRAHVINLAYTSPHGSDGDHTASDPDTRPDAVVPLRPRRM, translated from the coding sequence ATGATCGTTGTAACCAGGCTGAACGATAGTCAGTTCGCGATCAATCCCGACCTCATCGAACGCATCCATGTGAACCCGGACACCACCCTCGTGATGGTGGACGGAGCCAAGTTCATCGTCACGGAGAGCCTGGCCGAGGTGATCGAGAAGATCGCCGCCTATCGGGCGCACGTGATCAACCTGGCCTACACCTCCCCACATGGCAGCGACGGCGACCACACCGCGTCCGATCCCGACACTCGACCGGACGCCGTTGTCCCCCTGCGCCCCCGGAGAATGTAG
- a CDS encoding motility protein A, whose product MDPATLIGIVLAFGALFAMITIEGSHVTAILLPAPMVLVFGATIAVGIAGGTLRDTIQAVKALPGAFLGKTTPPQKLIDQVVGLAEKARSSGLLALEQEADKVSDPFLRGALQNIADGTDGDELRILLEDEIATRTKASRTAAKFFTTLGGYAPTVGIIGTVISLTHVLENLDTPSTLGPMIAAAFVATLWGLLSANFLWLPIGNRLKRLSDIEAERMTLLMEGALAVQAGSQPRLLGERLQAMVPLASAKSAKGSKQGKQSGAAKPLKKAA is encoded by the coding sequence ATGGATCCCGCAACCCTGATCGGTATCGTCCTGGCGTTCGGCGCCCTGTTCGCGATGATCACCATCGAGGGATCGCACGTCACCGCGATCCTGCTCCCGGCGCCGATGGTGCTGGTGTTCGGTGCCACCATCGCCGTCGGCATCGCCGGGGGAACCCTGCGGGACACGATCCAGGCCGTCAAGGCGCTGCCAGGCGCCTTCCTGGGCAAGACCACGCCGCCACAGAAGCTCATCGACCAGGTCGTCGGCCTGGCCGAGAAGGCGCGCAGTTCGGGTCTCCTCGCCCTCGAGCAGGAAGCCGACAAGGTCTCGGACCCGTTCCTCCGCGGTGCACTGCAGAACATCGCCGACGGCACGGACGGTGACGAGCTGCGCATCCTGCTCGAAGATGAGATCGCCACCCGCACCAAGGCGAGCCGCACCGCCGCCAAGTTCTTCACCACGCTCGGCGGCTACGCCCCGACGGTCGGCATCATCGGCACCGTGATCTCCCTCACCCATGTGCTCGAGAACCTGGACACGCCGTCCACCCTCGGCCCCATGATCGCTGCGGCGTTCGTGGCCACCCTGTGGGGCCTGCTGAGCGCGAACTTCCTCTGGCTGCCGATCGGCAACCGGCTCAAGCGCCTGTCCGACATCGAGGCCGAACGGATGACCCTGCTGATGGAGGGTGCCCTCGCCGTTCAAGCCGGCAGTCAGCCACGGCTTCTCGGCGAACGGCTGCAGGCCATGGTGCCCCTCGCCTCCGCGAAGTCCGCCAAAGGCAGCAAACAGGGCAAGCAGTCCGGGGCGGCCAAGCCGCTCAAGAAGGCCGCGTGA
- a CDS encoding flagellar motor protein MotB: protein MSGHGRGRRRGLEEEHEEHVDERWMASYMDMVTVLMCMFIVLFAMSTVDQAKFVQLKNSLATGFGSVDVGKVDTAEGIVVPPDLVDTPL, encoded by the coding sequence GTGAGCGGTCACGGCCGGGGGCGCCGCCGCGGCCTGGAGGAGGAACACGAAGAGCACGTCGACGAACGCTGGATGGCCTCCTATATGGACATGGTCACCGTGCTGATGTGCATGTTCATCGTGCTCTTCGCCATGTCGACGGTCGATCAGGCGAAATTCGTGCAGCTGAAGAACTCCCTGGCCACCGGATTCGGGTCCGTCGACGTGGGCAAGGTCGACACCGCCGAGGGCATCGTGGTGCCACCCGATCTGGTCGACACCCCGCTGTGA
- a CDS encoding flagellar motor protein MotB — protein sequence MNQDVGLTDLELAIAEVDDLTAVEKAMDSALTAVGLNTLVEYTIDERGLSAGLVGSETFFEPNVATLSVQAVSVLDTIGPILAGTARQVSVEGHADRHGVTINYPTDWELSSARATQVLRHLVERTGVAQERIGAVGYGSARPVDMGDDLAAMARNRRVDVVLLSNQPDSVRALIPSVLDGTAVPDEPVEPGPAAPAGTSPGDSAEDTGH from the coding sequence GTGAACCAGGACGTCGGACTCACCGACCTCGAACTGGCCATCGCCGAAGTCGACGACCTGACTGCCGTGGAGAAAGCGATGGACAGCGCCCTCACGGCCGTCGGACTGAACACCCTGGTGGAATACACCATCGACGAGCGCGGGCTCTCGGCGGGCCTGGTGGGATCCGAGACGTTCTTCGAACCCAATGTGGCCACCCTGAGTGTGCAGGCGGTCTCGGTCCTCGACACCATCGGACCGATCCTGGCCGGCACCGCACGGCAGGTGTCGGTGGAGGGGCATGCCGACCGGCACGGCGTGACCATCAACTATCCGACCGACTGGGAACTCTCCAGCGCCCGCGCCACCCAGGTATTGCGACACCTGGTGGAGCGCACCGGTGTGGCCCAGGAGCGGATCGGCGCCGTGGGCTACGGCTCGGCCCGACCGGTCGACATGGGCGACGACCTGGCCGCGATGGCCCGCAACCGGCGGGTCGACGTGGTGCTGCTGTCGAACCAGCCGGACAGCGTGCGCGCCCTGATCCCGTCGGTCCTCGATGGCACGGCGGTACCGGACGAGCCCGTGGAACCTGGTCCGGCCGCCCCGGCAGGCACCTCGCCGGGGGACTCGGCGGAGGACACCGGGCACTGA
- a CDS encoding flagellar motor switch protein FliM has translation MTVQEHNSTGVPGKPARTVEVYDFSRPTTLARDHARVLELAFETFARQWGTQLTAQVRVISQVTCEQVLMRGYDEYAASLPATTTMVLCNVGDLEAQAVIQFPSAAALSWVTHMLGGTGLPAPSERPFTQIEQALVRRLMDDALEDLRYSLGALLTRPIIVGAIQYNSQFAQAAATADLMIVASFTIRVGESTTTATLALPAEALLPQLGEPGPVLPPTPAPELLRAQLGWVPVDVSVRLTHARVKPSAILALAVGDVLALPHPTHRPLDLVVDGRPLARAAVGSTGSRLACIIIDTEDTTP, from the coding sequence GTGACGGTCCAGGAACACAACAGCACGGGCGTGCCCGGAAAACCGGCGCGCACGGTGGAGGTCTATGACTTCAGCCGTCCGACGACGCTGGCCCGCGACCATGCCCGGGTGCTGGAGCTGGCCTTCGAGACCTTCGCCCGGCAGTGGGGAACCCAGCTGACCGCGCAGGTGCGCGTGATCTCCCAGGTCACCTGCGAGCAGGTACTCATGCGCGGCTACGACGAGTACGCCGCGTCGCTGCCCGCCACGACGACCATGGTGCTCTGCAACGTCGGCGACCTCGAGGCCCAGGCCGTCATCCAGTTTCCCTCGGCCGCGGCTCTGTCCTGGGTCACCCACATGCTCGGGGGAACCGGCCTGCCCGCCCCCTCTGAGCGCCCGTTCACCCAGATCGAGCAGGCGCTCGTGCGGCGTCTGATGGACGATGCCCTCGAAGACCTGCGGTACTCGCTCGGCGCGCTGCTCACCCGTCCCATCATTGTCGGGGCCATCCAGTACAACTCCCAGTTCGCCCAGGCCGCCGCCACGGCCGATCTCATGATCGTGGCGAGCTTCACCATCCGGGTCGGCGAGAGCACCACCACCGCCACCCTCGCCCTGCCGGCCGAGGCTCTGCTCCCGCAGCTCGGCGAGCCCGGACCGGTACTGCCACCCACCCCGGCTCCCGAACTGCTCCGCGCCCAGCTCGGCTGGGTGCCCGTCGACGTGTCGGTGCGTCTCACCCACGCCCGCGTCAAGCCCAGCGCCATCCTGGCCCTGGCCGTCGGCGACGTCCTGGCCCTCCCGCATCCCACCCACCGACCGCTCGACCTGGTGGTGGATGGCCGCCCGCTCGCCCGGGCCGCCGTCGGATCCACCGGGTCCCGCCTGGCCTGCATCATCATCGACACCGAGGACACCACGCCATGA
- the fliN gene encoding flagellar motor switch protein FliN has protein sequence MTLHSPAQQHFAAPATAHAHPGLTDGTAQAAVDALLTVLPTATLLSARPGVAAAAAGLAGGAVVASFVGATSADLAVVLADPASLDAAAGADGGLVSRDDIVRPALERAAGALGLGVLGDARVDDASALLLDPETVVFDLVGDGETVGWFAIRLRQNGTPAVRNESAVGNLGRINSVEMALTVEIGRTRMTVRDVLALEPGAVVELDRSVGSPADILLNGRLIAHGEIVVVDQDYAVRITEILDVAESLS, from the coding sequence ATGACGCTTCACAGCCCCGCGCAGCAGCATTTCGCCGCCCCGGCCACCGCGCACGCCCACCCCGGCCTCACCGACGGCACGGCGCAGGCGGCGGTGGACGCCCTTCTCACGGTGTTGCCCACCGCCACGCTGCTCAGCGCCCGGCCGGGCGTCGCCGCGGCGGCCGCGGGTCTCGCCGGCGGGGCCGTGGTGGCCTCCTTCGTGGGCGCCACATCGGCCGACCTCGCCGTCGTGCTGGCCGACCCGGCCTCGCTCGACGCGGCGGCCGGCGCCGACGGCGGCCTGGTGTCGCGTGACGACATCGTGCGCCCGGCCCTCGAGCGTGCCGCAGGGGCCCTCGGGCTCGGCGTGCTCGGCGACGCCCGCGTCGACGACGCCTCCGCACTGCTGCTCGACCCGGAGACCGTGGTCTTCGACCTCGTCGGCGACGGCGAGACGGTGGGCTGGTTCGCGATCCGCCTGCGCCAGAACGGCACCCCTGCCGTGCGGAACGAAAGCGCCGTCGGCAACCTCGGCCGGATCAACAGCGTGGAGATGGCCCTCACCGTGGAGATCGGCCGCACCCGCATGACCGTCCGCGACGTACTGGCCCTCGAACCCGGTGCCGTTGTGGAGCTGGACCGTTCGGTCGGCTCGCCCGCGGACATCCTGCTCAATGGCCGGCTCATCGCCCACGGCGAGATCGTCGTGGTCGATCAGGACTACGCGGTGCGCATCACCGAGATCCTCGACGTCGCCGAGAGCCTGAGCTAG
- a CDS encoding flagellar biosynthetic protein FliO has protein sequence MDTVVVALRVVLSLAVVLGLLWVLQRRLSRGPGTRTANVVTVVGRQGLGQKVSVVVVDVDGRRFVLGVTEQSVTVLHGGEAEPEANRAEHQTSDDRSAAFARSLHAASGGPTLVPPVLVPLRVEEPVASATAGLSADPPLTFRPRRDRSSTGRLGGSILSPSTWQQTAALLRHGR, from the coding sequence GTGGACACCGTCGTCGTCGCCCTCAGAGTGGTGCTGTCCCTGGCCGTGGTGCTCGGGCTGCTCTGGGTGCTGCAACGACGCCTGTCCAGGGGCCCCGGCACGCGCACGGCCAATGTCGTCACGGTCGTGGGCCGCCAGGGCCTCGGCCAGAAGGTATCCGTGGTGGTGGTCGATGTCGACGGCCGCCGGTTCGTGCTCGGTGTGACGGAGCAGTCCGTCACCGTGCTCCACGGCGGCGAGGCCGAACCCGAGGCAAATCGGGCTGAACACCAGACCTCGGATGACCGATCGGCCGCTTTCGCCCGGTCCCTTCACGCGGCCTCCGGCGGCCCCACGCTCGTACCGCCGGTGCTCGTGCCGCTGCGGGTGGAGGAACCCGTCGCCTCCGCCACGGCCGGGCTGTCCGCCGACCCGCCGCTCACCTTCCGGCCGCGCCGCGATCGCAGCAGCACTGGGCGTCTGGGCGGCTCCATCCTGTCCCCGTCCACCTGGCAACAGACCGCCGCCCTGCTCCGGCACGGCCGGTGA
- the fliP gene encoding flagellar type III secretion system pore protein FliP (The bacterial flagellar biogenesis protein FliP forms a type III secretion system (T3SS)-type pore required for flagellar assembly.), with translation MVGERRRRLARIGVAAALILIIVAALMMLVASAGHAAGNTTGHSHALAVPAEPIAPTDPATPTPVATPAATPGTGLTVEINGPDGAPSSAIVTLIGITLLSVAPALLLMMTSFTKIFVVLAMTRNALALPSIPPNQVLAGLALFLSLFIMAPVLTDINTDALQPYLNGTMTFDDAVTTGSEPLRTFMLAHTRQEDLALMVRASDQPNPANTAAVSLLTLIPAFMISELRAAFIIGFVIFIPFLVIDLVVSAALMSMGMMMLPPVMISLPFKILLFILVDGWGLIITTLVNSYRGG, from the coding sequence GTGGTCGGTGAGCGGCGCCGCCGGCTGGCTCGCATCGGCGTCGCCGCCGCCCTGATCCTCATCATCGTGGCCGCCCTGATGATGCTGGTCGCCTCGGCAGGACACGCTGCCGGAAACACGACCGGCCACAGCCACGCCCTGGCGGTACCCGCCGAACCGATCGCGCCCACCGACCCGGCCACGCCCACCCCCGTGGCCACGCCGGCGGCCACCCCGGGCACCGGGCTCACGGTGGAGATCAACGGTCCGGACGGCGCCCCCTCCTCGGCCATCGTGACCCTGATCGGCATCACGCTGCTGTCGGTGGCCCCGGCGCTGCTGCTGATGATGACGTCGTTCACCAAGATCTTCGTGGTTCTCGCCATGACCCGCAACGCCCTCGCGCTGCCGTCGATCCCGCCGAACCAGGTGCTCGCCGGTCTCGCCCTGTTCCTGTCGCTGTTCATCATGGCTCCCGTGCTCACCGACATCAACACTGATGCCCTGCAGCCCTACCTCAACGGCACCATGACCTTCGACGACGCCGTGACGACAGGGTCGGAGCCGCTGCGTACCTTCATGCTCGCGCACACCAGGCAGGAGGACCTCGCCCTGATGGTGCGCGCCTCCGACCAGCCCAACCCGGCCAACACCGCCGCCGTATCGCTGCTCACCCTCATCCCGGCGTTCATGATCTCCGAACTCCGGGCCGCGTTCATCATCGGCTTCGTGATCTTCATCCCGTTCCTGGTCATCGACCTCGTGGTGTCCGCGGCGCTGATGTCGATGGGCATGATGATGCTGCCACCCGTGATGATCTCCCTGCCGTTCAAGATCCTGCTGTTCATCCTCGTCGACGGCTGGGGCCTGATCATCACGACTCTGGTCAACAGTTACCGGGGTGGCTGA
- the fliQ gene encoding flagellar biosynthesis protein FliQ, translating to MDSNAVLDIGLQAIVVAAKLSAPILITALVVGFAISLVQSITQIQEVTLSFVPKAIAVCVAMLICGHWMISEIVSFTTNLFDKIPGLIGGG from the coding sequence ATGGACTCCAACGCCGTTCTCGACATCGGGCTGCAGGCCATCGTCGTGGCCGCCAAGCTCTCCGCGCCCATCCTGATCACCGCCCTGGTGGTCGGCTTCGCGATCTCCCTCGTGCAGTCGATCACACAGATCCAGGAGGTGACGCTCTCCTTCGTGCCCAAGGCCATCGCGGTCTGCGTGGCCATGCTCATCTGCGGACACTGGATGATCTCGGAGATCGTCTCGTTCACCACCAATCTGTTCGACAAGATCCCCGGCCTCATCGGCGGTGGCTAG
- a CDS encoding flagellar biosynthetic protein FliR, with the protein MNITLDFGWLEAVLLAGVRMVAFLVIAPPFSFNAFPLRIKGMLAVGLALAVAPRVVPGYASPDTGGFILALLLEILVGGVLGFLVLVVFSAIQSAGNLIDLFGGFQLAQGFDPQSMVNGAQFTRLYQMTALALLFASGGYQLILGGLARSFAALPVGGGIDLAVPLEAITAAVGQMLLAAVQIAGPLIVVLFLADAGLGLLTRVAPALNAFALGFPLKILITLTLGAAGFMALPGIVASLTDDAVTSMWGVR; encoded by the coding sequence GTGAACATCACCCTGGACTTCGGCTGGCTCGAAGCCGTGCTGCTCGCGGGTGTGCGCATGGTCGCGTTCCTCGTGATCGCGCCGCCGTTTTCGTTCAACGCCTTCCCACTGCGCATCAAGGGCATGCTCGCCGTGGGGCTGGCCCTGGCCGTCGCCCCACGCGTGGTGCCCGGCTACGCCTCGCCGGACACGGGCGGGTTCATCCTGGCGCTGCTGCTCGAGATCCTCGTGGGCGGGGTGTTGGGCTTCCTGGTGCTCGTCGTCTTCTCCGCCATCCAGTCCGCCGGTAACCTCATCGACCTGTTCGGCGGCTTCCAGCTGGCCCAGGGCTTCGACCCGCAGTCGATGGTCAACGGTGCCCAGTTCACTCGGCTTTACCAGATGACCGCGCTGGCGCTCCTGTTCGCCTCCGGTGGCTACCAGCTCATCCTCGGTGGACTCGCCCGGTCGTTCGCCGCCCTGCCGGTCGGCGGCGGAATCGACCTCGCCGTGCCCCTCGAGGCCATCACCGCAGCCGTCGGCCAGATGCTCCTGGCCGCTGTGCAGATCGCCGGCCCCCTCATCGTGGTGCTGTTCCTCGCCGACGCGGGCCTCGGCCTCCTCACCCGGGTGGCGCCCGCGCTGAACGCCTTCGCCCTCGGCTTCCCGCTCAAGATCCTCATCACCCTCACCCTCGGCGCGGCCGGCTTCATGGCCCTCCCAGGCATCGTGGCGTCCCTCACCGACGACGCGGTCACAAGCATGTGGGGGGTGCGCTGA